In the Bacillus shivajii genome, one interval contains:
- the pglX gene encoding BREX-1 system adenine-specific DNA-methyltransferase PglX: protein MNKAELKKFAVEARRDLIEKVSLKAGQFGITDDNQELSIEENYGQLIVNGKSFPIEMKQAVHTLQKRLNTVRYNQLIEEVAYTWFNRIIAIRYMEVNNYLPDRVNVLSSSTGKNEPDILLQYETMNLDVDRQQTNEWLQKGNNELAYRNLFIAQCNALNQLLPFLFEKIEDYTELLLPDYLLDQESIIRKIVNDLSDENFYQIQEEGSKKDNVEVLGWLYQYYMSEKKEQVGGLRNNAVKKEDLPVVTQLFTPKWIVQYMVQNSLGKLYDEKYENNQLAQHWEYYLKHEENHHLYPEFDSLEELKIMDPACGSGHILLYAFDMLYDMYEEAGYPTREIPQLILENNLYGLDIDKRAQQIANFALLMKAAEKQPRFISRLSRKGISPKLNVYEIVDADQSLSEEAINHFAENEAEKSLAYELLSQYEKGKQFGSLINPIDIPYEKWINRIYNLDNQKENLIEESYLKEINDKLLPLLEQTLLLYQKYDVVVTNPPYHNKYNPLLKKFMNKEYKNYKTDLYSAFIYKTLLMAKENGFSALMTPYTWMFISTHEQLRKDLIGIGNLSSLIQLEYSAFEEATVPICTFVIHKQLDYLTGEFVRLTELKGDQAQYVKEAANSPDLGYRYQTNNGQFSSIPGMPIAYWATQNHYNIFKNAPLLKEIAEIRKGLATGNTDKFIKYWFEVPITNSKLRGTSELDKKWYPCHKGGGFRKWYGNLEKVINWHNDGCEIKNYKDSNGNLKSRPQNLGYMFKKGIVFSKITSAGSSCRIMTGNEMFDDAVQGIFIKNNNYKVEYLLALLNSPVIAQYLKIINPTLNKQINDLERIPILESEKFSWIVEKTKEMIKLSKKEWDEFETSWDFTSHSLINKDFKLLEDASENNKKNIEERAFLINDIESDINLEFLNLYGVNLDSKDSLDIPNKYNENEIVGSFLSYFIGCVMGRYSLDVEGLAYAGGEFEESKYETFKPNPDGLIQLTDDHYFENDIIVRLREFLSVVYSSDTVGENMQWLAESLKKKKNETPEERLRRYFLDEFFKDHCKTYQKRPIYWFVDSGKQKGLRTLIYMHRYQPDTMATIRFEHLQEIQSKYQNEISMIDTRLANPSLSATDRRNLEKSKTDYQKKLDELQEFDKHLATYANEQIDIDLDDGVKVNYAKFDKVLAKIK from the coding sequence ATGAATAAGGCCGAACTAAAGAAATTTGCTGTAGAAGCTAGACGTGACTTAATTGAAAAAGTGTCATTAAAAGCAGGACAATTTGGAATTACAGATGATAATCAAGAACTAAGTATTGAAGAAAACTATGGGCAATTAATTGTTAATGGTAAGTCCTTCCCAATAGAGATGAAACAGGCTGTTCATACATTACAAAAACGTTTGAACACAGTGAGATATAATCAGCTTATTGAAGAGGTAGCTTACACTTGGTTCAACCGAATCATCGCAATTCGTTACATGGAAGTAAATAATTATTTACCTGATAGAGTGAATGTATTATCAAGTAGTACAGGCAAAAATGAACCTGATATTCTACTTCAATATGAAACGATGAACTTAGATGTGGATCGTCAACAAACAAATGAATGGCTACAAAAAGGTAATAATGAACTAGCTTACCGTAATTTGTTTATTGCACAATGTAATGCGTTAAATCAATTGTTACCTTTCCTATTTGAAAAAATAGAAGATTATACCGAATTATTGTTACCTGATTACTTATTAGATCAGGAATCCATCATACGTAAAATAGTAAATGACTTGTCTGATGAAAACTTTTATCAAATACAAGAAGAGGGTTCCAAAAAAGATAATGTAGAAGTTCTAGGGTGGCTTTACCAATACTACATGTCTGAGAAAAAGGAGCAGGTTGGAGGTCTTCGCAACAATGCTGTTAAAAAAGAAGATCTGCCTGTTGTTACGCAATTATTCACACCTAAATGGATCGTGCAGTATATGGTGCAGAATTCATTAGGCAAATTATACGATGAAAAATATGAGAATAATCAACTGGCACAACATTGGGAGTATTATTTAAAACACGAAGAAAATCATCATTTATATCCAGAATTTGATTCACTAGAAGAACTTAAAATCATGGATCCAGCATGTGGATCAGGCCATATCTTACTTTACGCCTTTGATATGTTATATGACATGTATGAAGAAGCTGGATATCCAACTAGAGAAATTCCACAGTTAATTTTAGAAAATAACTTGTACGGTTTAGACATTGATAAACGTGCGCAACAAATTGCAAATTTTGCGTTATTAATGAAAGCAGCTGAAAAACAACCACGCTTCATTTCAAGATTAAGTCGAAAAGGGATAAGTCCAAAACTGAATGTGTATGAAATTGTTGATGCTGATCAGTCGCTATCTGAAGAAGCTATTAATCATTTTGCTGAAAATGAAGCTGAAAAGTCTTTAGCATATGAATTGTTAAGTCAATATGAAAAAGGAAAACAATTTGGTTCATTAATAAATCCAATTGATATACCTTATGAAAAATGGATTAACCGTATATATAACTTAGATAATCAAAAAGAAAATTTAATTGAAGAATCATACTTAAAAGAAATAAATGACAAACTTTTACCTTTGTTAGAACAAACGCTATTGTTGTATCAAAAATATGATGTGGTTGTGACTAATCCACCCTACCACAATAAATATAATCCATTGTTAAAGAAATTTATGAATAAAGAATATAAAAATTACAAAACTGATTTATATTCTGCTTTTATTTATAAGACTTTACTCATGGCTAAAGAAAATGGGTTTTCAGCATTAATGACACCATATACTTGGATGTTTATATCAACACATGAACAATTACGTAAAGATTTAATCGGTATTGGCAATTTATCTAGTTTGATTCAATTAGAGTATTCAGCTTTTGAAGAAGCAACAGTACCCATTTGTACTTTTGTCATACACAAGCAATTAGATTATCTTACTGGTGAGTTTGTTCGATTAACAGAACTGAAAGGTGATCAAGCCCAATATGTTAAAGAAGCAGCTAATTCACCTGATTTAGGATACAGGTATCAAACAAATAATGGGCAATTTTCATCTATTCCAGGTATGCCAATTGCTTATTGGGCAACACAAAATCATTATAATATATTTAAAAATGCGCCATTGTTAAAGGAAATTGCAGAAATTCGTAAGGGGTTAGCAACAGGTAATACTGATAAATTTATTAAATATTGGTTTGAGGTACCTATTACAAATTCAAAACTAAGAGGTACGTCAGAATTAGACAAAAAATGGTATCCTTGCCATAAAGGCGGGGGCTTTAGAAAATGGTATGGAAACCTTGAAAAAGTAATAAATTGGCATAATGATGGATGCGAGATTAAGAACTATAAAGATTCAAATGGTAATCTGAAATCTAGACCACAAAACTTAGGTTATATGTTTAAAAAAGGAATTGTATTTTCAAAAATAACTTCTGCAGGTTCAAGCTGTCGTATAATGACAGGAAATGAGATGTTTGATGATGCAGTTCAGGGAATCTTTATTAAAAATAATAATTATAAGGTTGAATATTTATTAGCACTATTAAATTCTCCTGTAATAGCTCAATATTTAAAGATAATAAATCCAACACTGAACAAACAGATTAATGATCTTGAAAGAATACCTATCTTGGAGTCAGAAAAATTTTCTTGGATTGTAGAGAAAACCAAAGAAATGATTAAACTGTCCAAAAAAGAATGGGATGAGTTTGAAACTTCATGGGATTTTACTAGTCATTCGCTAATCAATAAAGATTTTAAGTTATTAGAAGATGCTAGTGAAAACAATAAAAAAAACATTGAAGAAAGAGCATTTCTGATTAATGACATTGAAAGTGATATAAACTTGGAATTTCTTAATTTATATGGGGTGAACTTGGACAGCAAGGATAGCTTGGATATACCTAATAAATACAATGAAAATGAAATTGTTGGTTCATTTTTGTCTTATTTCATAGGTTGTGTAATGGGGCGCTATTCATTAGATGTTGAAGGTCTCGCTTATGCTGGTGGAGAGTTTGAAGAATCGAAGTATGAAACATTCAAGCCGAATCCAGATGGTCTCATTCAACTAACTGATGACCACTACTTTGAGAATGATATTATTGTCCGGTTAAGAGAATTTTTATCAGTAGTATATAGCTCAGATACTGTTGGTGAAAATATGCAATGGTTAGCTGAATCGTTAAAAAAGAAAAAAAATGAGACACCTGAAGAACGTTTGCGTCGTTATTTCTTAGATGAATTCTTCAAGGATCATTGTAAAACGTACCAGAAACGACCAATCTATTGGTTTGTTGATTCCGGGAAACAAAAAGGGTTACGTACACTTATTTATATGCACCGTTATCAACCAGATACGATGGCAACGATTCGTTTTGAACATTTACAAGAGATTCAATCGAAGTATCAAAACGAAATTAGTATGATTGATACACGTTTAGCTAATCCCAGTTTGTCAGCAACGGATAGACGTAATTTGGAAAAATCGAAAACAGATTATCAAAAGAAATTAGATGAACTTCAAGAATTTGATAAGCATTTAGCGACATATGCCAATGAACAAATTGACATTGACTTAGATGATGGTGTCAAAGTCAATTATGCCAAATTTGATAAAGTTCTAGCTAAGATTAAATAA
- the pglZ gene encoding BREX-1 system phosphatase PglZ type A — protein MNVIEKLQDKIQQEMANKERAIIFWYDPQNQVSLDELKEQFDDIEVRHLTDRNFFQLKVEIELERTIDSFLIYSDAPRPNDKDNMLLDILSYSTEFKADETAILSEDLQVSDHVLRPMMEQYPLFFGSQERKIKLGKVLPEEADDYQFELSILAVLVKAPVPDIRVIARQLLMNGLHMEDNDFLKQIKRNFSLERTFEIIGRYFGITLERAEEPLFELLNVLIYQHFKRSVNFSIEEWDKQYVSSSPNVCALFVEEWLQHGDRIVLEEQIKEWEKHYHVRDQLVNQDIENYSSVETFPVVDTLMIEKCIDELYHQTINVDERLALIDQRSRTHWGSKGKLKALYETLYEAVRMEKLKAVVNRLYQETDYYESYAKHMFEVDQAYRHFMYHFTHLDTKDRLEEIASRLTNWYENEYLRRIAEEMNFKLEDGYVSKLMPQRTFFEKKIRPILEKENTRVFVIISDALRFEAGYELHEHLTERENGTSNIVPMAASFPTYTQLGMASLLPHRELEVDEKGVVYADGKSTKGMDNRLKTLKTIEPQTEALKLKDLLNMKSSEAEQLLRGKRLVYLYHDRIDAHGDSNKTEHETYEAVQNTIKDLHYAVDRLSRLQAKRIFITADHGFLFQFKQIEEHGKIPAVDGQVIDGSRRFAVGHQLSGPEGSIKLTERQSPLKNAEVVLAKSLNRFKTGGGLQFIHGGALPQEAVVPLIEYRRIDKAQPVGIAVAMINKVITNYRVPISFYQEQSISDEYTSRKVRTAFYQGNERISNEVELVFDLKGENRERNRQVDFNLVEKHYKIGETCKLIIETVTKKGNEPYLEEEFVLRLYEALY, from the coding sequence GTGAATGTGATTGAAAAGTTACAGGATAAAATACAACAAGAAATGGCTAACAAAGAACGAGCGATTATTTTTTGGTATGATCCACAGAATCAAGTCAGTCTAGATGAACTAAAAGAACAGTTCGATGATATTGAGGTTAGACATTTGACTGACCGGAACTTTTTTCAGTTAAAAGTGGAAATAGAACTTGAGCGTACAATAGATTCATTTCTAATATATTCTGATGCACCGAGACCAAACGACAAAGATAATATGTTGTTGGATATTTTATCTTACAGTACGGAATTTAAAGCAGATGAAACAGCTATATTATCTGAAGACTTACAAGTGTCAGACCATGTGTTACGTCCAATGATGGAACAATATCCATTATTTTTCGGTAGTCAAGAGCGTAAAATAAAGCTGGGTAAAGTATTGCCTGAAGAAGCTGATGATTACCAGTTTGAACTAAGTATATTGGCTGTATTAGTCAAGGCACCTGTACCTGATATAAGAGTGATTGCTCGCCAATTACTTATGAATGGTTTGCATATGGAAGACAATGACTTCTTGAAACAGATTAAGCGTAACTTTTCTTTAGAACGTACTTTTGAAATCATTGGCCGGTATTTTGGTATAACATTAGAGCGTGCTGAAGAACCTTTGTTTGAGCTATTAAACGTATTAATCTATCAACACTTTAAACGAAGTGTCAATTTTTCGATAGAAGAATGGGACAAACAATATGTATCCTCTTCTCCTAATGTTTGTGCGTTATTTGTTGAAGAATGGCTACAACATGGTGATCGTATTGTGCTAGAGGAACAAATTAAAGAATGGGAAAAGCATTATCATGTAAGGGATCAGTTAGTTAATCAAGATATTGAGAACTATTCCTCGGTTGAAACATTCCCTGTGGTTGATACCCTTATGATAGAGAAGTGTATTGATGAACTCTATCACCAAACCATTAATGTTGATGAACGTTTAGCGTTGATTGATCAGCGCTCAAGGACACACTGGGGGTCAAAAGGTAAACTGAAAGCCTTATATGAAACATTATACGAAGCTGTTCGAATGGAGAAATTAAAAGCTGTTGTTAATCGACTGTATCAAGAAACGGATTATTACGAGAGCTATGCTAAACATATGTTTGAAGTTGATCAAGCCTATCGTCATTTTATGTATCATTTTACTCATCTTGATACGAAAGACAGGCTTGAAGAAATTGCGAGTCGCTTAACAAACTGGTATGAAAATGAGTATTTACGACGAATTGCTGAAGAAATGAATTTCAAGTTAGAAGATGGTTACGTATCGAAATTGATGCCACAACGTACGTTTTTTGAGAAAAAGATCCGTCCAATCCTAGAAAAGGAAAATACAAGAGTCTTTGTGATTATCTCAGATGCATTGCGATTTGAAGCGGGTTATGAGCTTCATGAACATTTAACGGAGCGTGAGAATGGGACATCAAATATAGTACCGATGGCAGCGAGTTTTCCCACTTATACGCAATTAGGCATGGCATCGTTATTACCTCATCGTGAACTCGAAGTCGATGAGAAGGGTGTGGTTTATGCTGATGGAAAATCAACGAAAGGAATGGATAATCGTCTTAAGACATTGAAAACGATTGAACCACAGACAGAAGCTTTAAAATTAAAAGATCTATTAAATATGAAATCAAGTGAAGCGGAGCAGTTATTAAGAGGAAAACGGTTGGTTTATTTATATCATGATCGAATTGATGCACATGGCGACTCAAATAAAACGGAACATGAAACGTATGAAGCTGTTCAAAATACCATTAAGGATTTACATTATGCAGTTGATCGATTATCCCGTCTCCAAGCGAAACGGATCTTTATAACAGCAGATCATGGATTCTTATTTCAATTTAAACAAATTGAAGAGCATGGAAAGATTCCAGCTGTTGATGGTCAAGTGATAGATGGCAGTCGTCGTTTTGCGGTTGGACACCAATTGTCTGGCCCAGAGGGATCGATAAAGTTAACAGAACGCCAAAGCCCACTAAAAAATGCCGAAGTTGTACTTGCGAAAAGTCTTAACAGATTCAAAACAGGTGGAGGCCTCCAGTTTATTCATGGTGGAGCGTTGCCACAAGAAGCGGTGGTTCCATTAATTGAGTATCGTCGTATAGACAAAGCTCAACCTGTAGGTATTGCTGTTGCAATGATTAATAAGGTGATAACCAACTACCGAGTTCCAATTTCTTTTTATCAAGAGCAAAGTATCTCAGATGAATATACATCTCGAAAAGTTCGTACAGCTTTTTATCAAGGTAACGAACGAATTTCGAATGAGGTGGAGCTTGTGTTTGATCTAAAAGGTGAGAACCGGGAGCGCAACAGACAAGTAGATTTCAATCTAGTTGAAAAACATTATAAAATCGGTGAAACATGCAAGCTGATAATCGAAACAGTGACGAAAAAAGGTAATGAACCATACTTAGAAGAGGAATTTGTTTTACGCTTATATGAAGCATTGTATTAA